The following coding sequences lie in one Acropora palmata chromosome 3, jaAcrPala1.3, whole genome shotgun sequence genomic window:
- the LOC141876707 gene encoding uncharacterized protein LOC141876707, which translates to MKFIIGLSLLLLNGPFVRCLQCYTCNSTISMDDCSLNESKISCPAQLSSGFCGRMEVKDENKGTHIFSKGCYSEDACTGDAFPCKEGGVYCKGDCCFYGLCNGEGQVAEQISCNHCTSSISLDDCTEHQKPQKCSVGWNQCGILETPSQAGGSSYLKGCFARQTCEKFCAGGHNDVIGIKCKLTCCGDRELCN; encoded by the exons ATGAAGTTCATCATTGGTCTTTCTCTTTTGCTGCTTAACGGTCCATTCG TGCGTTGCTTGCAGTGTTATACCTGCAACAGTACAATATCAATGGATGATTGTTCATTGAATGAGAGCAAGATTTCATGCCCTGCTCAGCTGTCAAGTGGCTTTTGCGGTAGAATGGAGGTAAAAGACGAAAATAAGGGCACCCACATTTTTAGCAAAG GCTGCTATTCTGAGGATGCTTGTACTGGAGACGCTTTCCCGTGTAAAGAAGGAGGCGTATATTGCAAAGGAGATTGTTGTTTTTATGGCCTTTGCAACGGTGAAG GGCAAGTTGCAGAACAAATATCTTGCAATCACTGTACTAGCAGCATTTCTCTTGATGACTGTACTGAACATCAAAAACCTCAAAAGTGCTCTGTTGGATGGAACCAGTGCGGTATTTTAGAAACTCCCTCCCAAGCTGGCGGAAGTAGTTATCTGAAAGGGTGCTTTGCTCGACAAACTTGTGAAAAGTTTTGTGCTGGCGGACACAACGACGTGATTGGAATTAAATGCAAACTAACCTGCTGTGGAGATCGCGAGTTGTGCAACTGA